The following proteins are encoded in a genomic region of Triticum dicoccoides isolate Atlit2015 ecotype Zavitan chromosome 1B, WEW_v2.0, whole genome shotgun sequence:
- the LOC119349259 gene encoding putative aminoacrylate hydrolase RutD isoform X2, producing MPYCEVDRYQAGDKWEGVRLFYRRYGRGATKVLLVIGLAGTHDSWGPQIRGLTGSMEPADGGDEPEPAARTDEEAGAPADAPATATATEEEDVGEGIEVCCFDNRGVGRSTIPPHKSYYSTSIMARDALALMDHLGWKKAHVFGHSMGAMISCKLAALAPHRLSSLALLNVTGGGMECFPKVDAQMLSLAFRFLRARTPEQRALVDLETHYTKEYLDEEVESCTRRAILYKEYVKGISSSGMQSNCGFEGQINACWTHKVTTKELDTIRAAGFLVSVIHGRHDIIAQVCHARRLAQRLLPVARMVDLHGAHLVSHERPQEVNNALMDLIKATKSATAPHEWSSQPENTSGLIVMAFEHVRNIVRVTKPVRVAAIESS from the exons ATGCCTTACTGCGAGGTGGACCGGTACCAGGCCGGCGACAAGTGGGAGGGCGTCCGCCTCTTCTACCGCCGCTACGGCCGCGGCGCCACCAAGGTGCTCCTCGTCATCG GTTTGGCGGGGACGCACGACTCGTGGGGCCCGCAGATAAGGGGGCTGACCGGGTCCATGGAGCCggccgacggcggcgacgagccCGAGCCCGCCGCGCGGACGGACGAGGAGGCCGGCGCCCCCGCCGAcgcgccggcgacggcgacggcgacggaggagGAGGACGTCGGCGAGGGCATCGAGGTCTGCTGCTTCGACAACCGCGGCGTCGGCCGCAGCACCATCCCCCCGCACAAATCCTACTACTC GACATCGATCATGGCGAGGGACGCTCTGGCCTTGATGGACCATCTGGGGTGGAAGAAGGCCCACGTCTTCGGCCACTCCATGGGTGCGATGATCTCCTGCAAGCTCGCGGCGTTGGCGCCTCACCGGCTGTCCTCGCTGGCGTTGCTGAACGTCACCGGCGGTGGGATGGAGTGTTTCCCCAAG GTAGATGCACAGATGCTATCTCTCGCGTTCCGGTTCTTAAGGGCGAGAACACCGGAGCAAAGAGCTCTAGTCGACTTGGAAACCCACTATACCAAG GAATACCTCGACGAGGAAGTTGAATCCTGCACAAGGAGAGCGATCCTATATAAG GAATATGTGAAAGGCATATCATCTTCAGGGATGCAATCTAATTGCGGGTTTGAAGGTCAAATTAACGCATGCTGGACTCACAAAGTGACAACTAAAGAGCTAGATACAATACGTGCTGCTGGTTTCCTAGTTTCAGTTATTCATGGAAG ACATGATATTATTGCGCAAGTATGTCATGCGAGGCGGCTTGCACAAAGGCTTCTTCCTGTTGCTAGAATGGTAGATCTTCATGGTGCACATCTAGTCAGCCATGAAAGACCACAAGAG GTCAACAACGCGCTGATGGACCTGATAAAGGCCACCAAGTCGGCGACGGCGCCGCATGAGTGGTCGTCCCAGCCAGAAAACACATCAG GCCTGATAGTGATGGCGTTTGAGCATGTGAGGAACATTGTAAGAGTAACGAAGCCTGTGAGGGTCGCGGCGATCGAGTCATCATAA
- the LOC119349259 gene encoding putative aminoacrylate hydrolase RutD isoform X1: protein MPYCEVDRYQAGDKWEGVRLFYRRYGRGATKVLLVIGLAGTHDSWGPQIRGLTGSMEPADGGDEPEPAARTDEEAGAPADAPATATATEEEDVGEGIEVCCFDNRGVGRSTIPPHKSYYSTSIMARDALALMDHLGWKKAHVFGHSMGAMISCKLAALAPHRLSSLALLNVTGGGMECFPKVDAQMLSLAFRFLRARTPEQRALVDLETHYTKEYLDEEVESCTRRAILYKEYVKGISSSGMQSNCGFEGQINACWTHKVTTKELDTIRAAGFLVSVIHGRHDIIAQVCHARRLAQRLLPVARMVDLHGAHLVSHERPQEVNNALMDLIKATKSATAPHEWSSQPENTSETGALISARPVTLTIRTGEAGNAAVAVYNLLAKLQLSFLYVIGLIVMAFEHVRNIVRVTKPVRVAAIESS, encoded by the exons ATGCCTTACTGCGAGGTGGACCGGTACCAGGCCGGCGACAAGTGGGAGGGCGTCCGCCTCTTCTACCGCCGCTACGGCCGCGGCGCCACCAAGGTGCTCCTCGTCATCG GTTTGGCGGGGACGCACGACTCGTGGGGCCCGCAGATAAGGGGGCTGACCGGGTCCATGGAGCCggccgacggcggcgacgagccCGAGCCCGCCGCGCGGACGGACGAGGAGGCCGGCGCCCCCGCCGAcgcgccggcgacggcgacggcgacggaggagGAGGACGTCGGCGAGGGCATCGAGGTCTGCTGCTTCGACAACCGCGGCGTCGGCCGCAGCACCATCCCCCCGCACAAATCCTACTACTC GACATCGATCATGGCGAGGGACGCTCTGGCCTTGATGGACCATCTGGGGTGGAAGAAGGCCCACGTCTTCGGCCACTCCATGGGTGCGATGATCTCCTGCAAGCTCGCGGCGTTGGCGCCTCACCGGCTGTCCTCGCTGGCGTTGCTGAACGTCACCGGCGGTGGGATGGAGTGTTTCCCCAAG GTAGATGCACAGATGCTATCTCTCGCGTTCCGGTTCTTAAGGGCGAGAACACCGGAGCAAAGAGCTCTAGTCGACTTGGAAACCCACTATACCAAG GAATACCTCGACGAGGAAGTTGAATCCTGCACAAGGAGAGCGATCCTATATAAG GAATATGTGAAAGGCATATCATCTTCAGGGATGCAATCTAATTGCGGGTTTGAAGGTCAAATTAACGCATGCTGGACTCACAAAGTGACAACTAAAGAGCTAGATACAATACGTGCTGCTGGTTTCCTAGTTTCAGTTATTCATGGAAG ACATGATATTATTGCGCAAGTATGTCATGCGAGGCGGCTTGCACAAAGGCTTCTTCCTGTTGCTAGAATGGTAGATCTTCATGGTGCACATCTAGTCAGCCATGAAAGACCACAAGAG GTCAACAACGCGCTGATGGACCTGATAAAGGCCACCAAGTCGGCGACGGCGCCGCATGAGTGGTCGTCCCAGCCAGAAAACACATCAG AAACCGGTGCCCTTATTTCTGCAAGGCCTGTAACCCTCACGATACGAACAGGCGAAGCTGGCAACGCCGCCGTAGCAGTGTATAACCTACTTGCAAAGTTGCAACTAAGCTTTCTTTATGTCATAGGCCTGATAGTGATGGCGTTTGAGCATGTGAGGAACATTGTAAGAGTAACGAAGCCTGTGAGGGTCGCGGCGATCGAGTCATCATAA